The Bacillus andreraoultii genome includes a window with the following:
- the spoVT gene encoding stage V sporulation protein T has product MKATGIVRRIDDLGRVVIPKEIRRTLRIREGDPLEIFVDRDGEVILKKYSPISELGDFSKEYAEALFDSLGSIVLICDRDSVIAVAGGSKKEYLNRNISELVEKAMAERTTILETSESTISLVEGNEETLTSYTISPIVANGDPIGTVIILSKEHTMGEVEKKSAETAAGFLARQMEQ; this is encoded by the coding sequence ATGAAAGCAACTGGTATTGTACGTAGAATTGATGATTTAGGTCGTGTTGTTATCCCAAAAGAAATCCGGAGAACCTTACGAATTAGGGAAGGAGATCCGTTAGAAATCTTCGTTGATCGAGATGGAGAAGTTATTTTGAAAAAGTACTCTCCGATTAGTGAGTTAGGGGACTTTTCAAAGGAATATGCTGAAGCACTCTTTGACAGTCTGGGTAGTATAGTATTAATTTGTGATCGCGATTCTGTTATTGCTGTAGCTGGTGGATCGAAAAAGGAATATTTAAACAGAAACATTAGTGAACTCGTCGAAAAAGCAATGGCAGAGCGGACAACCATTTTAGAAACATCTGAAAGTACGATCTCATTAGTAGAAGGAAATGAAGAAACTTTAACTTCCTATACGATTAGCCCAATTGTTGCGAATGGTGACCCAATAGGAACGGTTATTATTTTATCAAAAGAGCATACCATGGGTGAAGTGGAGAAAAAGTCAGCTGAGACAGCAGCAGGGTTTTTAGCAAGACAAATGGAGCAGTAA
- the spoVG gene encoding septation regulator SpoVG, whose amino-acid sequence MEVTDVRLRRVNTDGRMKAIASITLDNEFVVHDIRVIDGNNGLFVAMPSKRTPDGEFRDIAHPINSTTRGKIQEAVLSEYHRLGEVEVELEEAGAS is encoded by the coding sequence ATGGAAGTAACAGACGTTCGATTACGAAGAGTGAATACGGATGGAAGAATGAAAGCAATCGCTTCAATAACTCTCGATAATGAATTTGTTGTTCATGATATTCGTGTTATTGATGGTAACAATGGATTGTTTGTAGCGATGCCTAGCAAACGTACTCCTGATGGTGAATTTAGAGATATAGCCCATCCAATTAACTCTACTACTAGAGGGAAAATTCAAGAAGCGGTGTTATCTGAATACCATCGTTTAGGAGAAGTAGAAGTAGAGTTAGAAGAAGCTGGGGCATCCTGA
- the purR gene encoding pur operon repressor: MSWKRSERLIDMTNYLLNHPRELISLTFFSERYKAAKSSISEDLTILKDIFDQQGIGKLVTIPGASGGVKYIVKINEEQVKPFVSELCQIIADPDRLLPGGYLYMADIVGNPTIMDQVGRMFASKYADKDIDAVMTVATKGITLAYGTARYLNVPVVIVRKDAKITEGSTVSINYVSGSTKRIQTMLLAKKSLKDGSNVLIVDDFMKAGGTINGMISLLNEFNASYAGIAVLVESEEVEDRLIDQYTSLVKLSNVDVREKQISVHEGNYFTNS; encoded by the coding sequence TTGAGTTGGAAAAGAAGTGAGCGGCTTATTGACATGACCAACTATCTATTAAACCATCCTAGAGAGTTAATCTCGTTAACATTTTTTTCAGAAAGATATAAGGCGGCAAAGTCATCAATAAGTGAGGATTTAACAATATTAAAAGATATCTTTGATCAGCAAGGGATTGGGAAACTTGTTACAATCCCAGGTGCAAGTGGAGGAGTAAAATATATTGTAAAAATTAATGAAGAACAAGTAAAACCCTTTGTTTCGGAACTTTGCCAAATTATTGCTGATCCTGATAGGCTACTGCCTGGTGGTTATTTATACATGGCAGATATAGTTGGGAATCCAACGATAATGGATCAAGTTGGACGAATGTTTGCCTCCAAGTATGCCGATAAGGATATTGATGCAGTAATGACAGTCGCAACAAAAGGAATTACTCTAGCATATGGAACGGCAAGATACTTAAACGTTCCTGTTGTTATCGTAAGAAAGGACGCAAAAATAACAGAAGGTTCAACCGTTAGTATTAATTATGTGTCAGGTTCCACGAAGAGAATTCAAACAATGCTGTTGGCAAAGAAAAGCTTAAAGGATGGTTCAAATGTTTTAATTGTTGATGACTTTATGAAAGCGGGCGGAACAATCAATGGAATGATTAGTCTACTAAATGAATTTAATGCAAGTTATGCAGGTATTGCAGTTTTAGTTGAATCAGAAGAGGTGGAGGACCGATTAATTGATCAATACACCTCACTAGTTAAACTTTCAAATGTAGATGTACGAGAAAAACAAATATCTGTTCATGAAGGTAACTATTTTACGAATAGTTAA
- a CDS encoding ribose-phosphate diphosphokinase, giving the protein MSNQYPDNKLKLFTLNSNPKLAEQIAEVIGVSLGKCTVNRFSDGEIQINIEESIRGCDVFVVQSTSNPVNEHLMELLIMIDALKRASARKINVVMPYYGYARQDRKARSREPITSKLVANLLETAGASRVITLDLHAPQIQGFFDIPIDHLMAGGILADYFKKKNLEDVVIVSPDHGGVVRARKMADRLKAPIAIIDKRRPRPNVAEVMNIIGNIEGKTAIIIDDIIDTAGTITLAANALVEHGAKEVYACCSHPVLSGPAIERIQHSKIKELVVTNSIALKEEQLIDKINELSVAPLIAEAIIRVFEHKSVSVLF; this is encoded by the coding sequence ATGTCCAACCAGTACCCAGATAATAAGCTAAAATTATTTACTTTAAATTCCAACCCGAAGTTGGCAGAGCAAATTGCAGAAGTAATTGGTGTAAGCCTTGGTAAATGCACGGTTAATCGTTTCAGTGATGGGGAAATACAAATTAACATTGAAGAAAGTATTCGGGGCTGTGACGTATTTGTTGTCCAATCAACTAGTAACCCAGTAAATGAACACTTAATGGAACTACTAATTATGATTGATGCTTTGAAACGGGCTTCTGCAAGGAAAATTAATGTTGTTATGCCTTATTATGGATATGCTCGTCAAGATCGAAAAGCGCGTTCTCGTGAACCGATAACATCTAAACTTGTGGCTAATTTACTGGAAACGGCAGGTGCATCTCGGGTTATTACATTAGATTTACATGCTCCACAAATTCAAGGCTTTTTTGATATACCTATTGACCATTTAATGGCCGGTGGTATTTTAGCTGATTACTTTAAAAAGAAAAACCTTGAAGATGTAGTCATTGTCTCACCTGATCATGGTGGTGTTGTTCGTGCACGCAAAATGGCAGACCGCTTAAAAGCACCAATTGCTATTATTGATAAACGTCGTCCTCGTCCAAACGTAGCTGAGGTAATGAATATTATTGGTAATATTGAAGGGAAAACAGCTATTATTATTGACGATATCATTGATACAGCAGGGACAATTACACTAGCAGCAAATGCGTTAGTAGAGCATGGTGCAAAAGAAGTATATGCATGTTGTTCACATCCTGTTTTATCTGGACCAGCAATTGAACGTATTCAGCATTCGAAAATTAAAGAATTAGTTGTAACAAATTCAATTGCACTAAAAGAAGAACAATTAATAGATAAAATTAATGAATTATCGGTTGCACCATTAATAGCAGAAGCAATTATTCGTGTATTCGAACATAAATCAGTAAGTGTCCTGTTTTAG
- the pth gene encoding aminoacyl-tRNA hydrolase — protein sequence MKLIVGLGNPGKQYAETRHNVGFKVIDFLSNQWNIELKETKFQGLFGKGVVNGEKVILLKPMTYMNLSGEAVVPLMNYYNLPEENLLVIYDELDLVPGKIRLRYKGSAGGHNGMKSIIKHLGTQEFNRIRIGIGRPDAGLPVTNYVLGKFKPEEKPLIEEMIKKSGQAAEMWLEKPFIDVMNIFNN from the coding sequence ATGAAGTTGATTGTCGGGTTGGGGAATCCTGGGAAACAATATGCCGAAACAAGACATAATGTTGGATTTAAAGTAATTGACTTCCTCAGTAACCAGTGGAATATAGAGCTAAAAGAGACAAAATTCCAAGGTTTATTTGGAAAAGGAGTCGTTAACGGGGAAAAAGTAATTCTCTTAAAGCCGATGACATACATGAATCTTTCCGGTGAAGCGGTTGTCCCGTTAATGAACTACTACAACTTACCCGAAGAAAATCTACTTGTTATTTATGATGAATTGGATTTAGTCCCTGGAAAAATCCGATTACGGTATAAAGGGAGTGCTGGCGGACATAATGGCATGAAGTCCATTATTAAACATCTAGGAACACAAGAATTTAATCGAATACGAATTGGAATTGGAAGGCCGGATGCAGGCTTACCTGTCACAAACTATGTGTTAGGAAAGTTTAAACCAGAAGAAAAACCACTTATTGAGGAAATGATTAAGAAAAGTGGGCAAGCCGCTGAAATGTGGCTAGAGAAACCTTTTATAGATGTTATGAATATATTTAACAATTGA
- a CDS encoding anti-sigma-F factor Fin family protein encodes MSIHYFCRYCGTKLGTLDEKQYNYEQLGFHKLTEDERMNMIQYDLTGNIEVKSICENCHESFSINPSNYETDYIIH; translated from the coding sequence ATGTCAATTCATTACTTTTGTAGATATTGTGGTACGAAATTAGGTACATTGGATGAAAAACAATATAATTATGAACAACTTGGGTTTCATAAGTTAACGGAAGATGAACGAATGAATATGATACAGTACGACCTTACTGGGAATATTGAGGTTAAGAGTATTTGTGAAAACTGTCATGAATCTTTTTCAATCAATCCGAGCAATTATGAAACTGATTATATTATCCACTAG
- a CDS encoding 50S ribosomal protein L25/general stress protein Ctc — protein MEAVLHVQERTKSSRASNNSLRRKGSIPAVIYGKDVHTTPISVERADFKKQLGKIGKNGMFSLDVGGKTQKAIVRNYEVDPLSREIIHVDFFAVDPSTVITSDVRVALVNDAEGVKDGGVLQQAIHELSISASANQMPDTIEVDVKNLKVGETITVGDIKQQYSLDINHDDDQVIASILPPKQEEEISTGEEQEPGIPDNLEGREE, from the coding sequence ATGGAAGCTGTTTTACATGTACAAGAAAGAACAAAGTCGTCAAGAGCTTCAAATAATTCATTACGTAGAAAAGGAAGTATTCCTGCTGTTATATACGGAAAAGATGTTCATACCACGCCAATTTCTGTAGAACGGGCAGATTTTAAAAAGCAGTTAGGCAAAATTGGGAAAAATGGAATGTTCTCTTTAGACGTAGGTGGTAAAACGCAAAAGGCGATCGTTCGTAATTATGAGGTTGACCCACTTTCAAGAGAAATTATTCATGTCGACTTCTTTGCTGTTGATCCAAGTACAGTTATTACATCGGATGTGCGGGTTGCGTTAGTTAATGATGCAGAAGGTGTAAAAGATGGTGGGGTTCTCCAACAAGCGATTCATGAGTTATCAATTTCGGCTAGTGCGAATCAAATGCCAGATACAATTGAAGTAGATGTGAAAAATTTAAAAGTAGGAGAAACAATTACTGTCGGGGATATAAAACAGCAATATTCTTTAGACATTAATCATGATGATGATCAAGTAATTGCTTCTATTTTACCACCAAAGCAAGAGGAAGAAATTAGTACAGGTGAAGAACAAGAACCTGGTATACCTGATAACCTAGAAGGTAGAGAAGAATAA
- a CDS encoding IS110 family RNA-guided transposase, with protein sequence MKHVVALDVSMGKSTMVIYNQYRQCEVEKEIEHNRPSFEQLHKTLQTLTYQDGQPPEIVFEATGVYSKALERFFQDYDYTYCRINPLEANLQMASMRRQKTDKGDAHELAKSHFRVEREQTYQEDEYYQQMRGLTRYYDELDSEITHLYSRLHAILQLSFPELEQLFTKRSALFLNIVQLYPHPDEVLAHSKTVIRNRLKANTRKNLSLKRAEEKGIALLEAAKTSYPAISRDDVRCEQVKDYARRIVDLKERKEQLVKQMVELSNERTEYHVLLSFPGIGETTAVRIIGELGDIRRFKNHKQLNAYVGIDIMRYQSGNTHYKDKINKRGNNKLRKILFFMIKTMITLRQKTKNHLVEYYDKLKTQPLRKPHKVASIACVNKFLKVAFHLIAHNITYDYEAASTCS encoded by the coding sequence ATGAAACATGTTGTAGCCTTAGATGTGAGTATGGGAAAAAGTACAATGGTCATTTACAATCAGTATCGTCAATGTGAAGTAGAAAAAGAGATTGAACATAATCGTCCCTCTTTTGAACAACTTCATAAAACGCTTCAAACACTAACTTATCAAGATGGACAACCACCTGAAATTGTCTTTGAAGCAACCGGTGTATATTCCAAAGCATTGGAACGATTTTTTCAAGATTATGATTATACATATTGCCGTATTAACCCACTTGAAGCGAACTTACAAATGGCTTCGATGCGCCGCCAAAAAACAGATAAAGGCGATGCACATGAGCTAGCGAAATCGCACTTTCGAGTAGAACGTGAACAGACGTATCAAGAAGATGAATACTACCAACAGATGCGTGGGCTCACACGTTACTATGATGAGTTAGACAGTGAGATTACGCACTTATATAGCCGTTTACACGCTATCCTTCAATTGAGTTTTCCAGAATTGGAACAGCTATTTACGAAACGTTCTGCGCTGTTTTTGAATATCGTACAATTGTATCCACATCCTGATGAAGTGTTAGCCCATTCAAAAACGGTCATTCGCAATCGATTAAAGGCAAACACACGAAAAAATTTGTCTTTAAAACGAGCAGAAGAGAAAGGAATCGCCCTCCTTGAAGCCGCGAAAACTTCCTATCCAGCCATCTCAAGAGATGATGTACGTTGCGAACAAGTCAAAGATTACGCAAGACGCATCGTAGACTTAAAAGAGAGGAAAGAACAGCTTGTAAAGCAGATGGTTGAGCTTTCTAATGAGCGCACAGAATATCATGTACTTCTATCATTTCCAGGAATAGGGGAAACAACAGCTGTTCGAATCATTGGTGAGTTGGGTGATATCAGGCGTTTTAAAAATCATAAGCAGTTAAATGCCTATGTGGGGATTGATATTATGCGTTATCAGTCAGGTAATACCCATTATAAGGACAAGATTAATAAAAGGGGAAACAATAAACTACGAAAAATTTTATTCTTTATGATTAAAACGATGATTACACTACGCCAAAAAACAAAGAATCATCTGGTGGAGTATTACGACAAATTAAAAACGCAACCTCTGAGAAAGCCTCATAAAGTTGCGTCAATTGCTTGTGTGAATAAGTTCTTAAAAGTAGCATTTCACCTTATTGCACACAACATTACCTATGATTACGAAGCAGCATCCACCTGTTCGTAA
- the glmU gene encoding bifunctional UDP-N-acetylglucosamine diphosphorylase/glucosamine-1-phosphate N-acetyltransferase GlmU has protein sequence MSKRYVIVLAAGQGTRMKSKLYKVLHPVCGKSMVKHVIDGMKEVGADQIITVVGHGADQVKEELRNDCDFVLQEQQLGTAHAVMQAKDLLQDKQGLTLVVCGDTPLLRAGTIQALMDYHIQEGAKATVLTAIADDPTGYGRVIRNDRGYVEKIVEQKDATDEERKVKEINAGTYCFDNTALFNALEQVSNDNAQNEYYLPDVIEILKEAGETVTAYRTDDFNETLGVNDRIALAKAGKIMQQRINEWHMRNGVTIVDPEQTYIDASVQIGQDTVVYPGTILKGNTSIGDDCVIGPNTEIVNCSIGNKTTVRQSVAFDSEIGATVQIGPFAHIRPQSMIHDEVKIGNFVEIKKAEFGKGSKASHLSYIGDAEVGSNVNIGCGSITVNYDGVNKFKTKINDGAFIGCNSNLVAPVEVGEGAYIAAGSTITSDVPGNALSIARARQVNKENYINKRIKKD, from the coding sequence ATGTCAAAACGTTATGTGATTGTTTTAGCAGCAGGTCAAGGGACCCGAATGAAATCAAAACTTTATAAAGTATTGCATCCTGTTTGTGGTAAATCGATGGTTAAGCACGTTATCGACGGAATGAAAGAAGTAGGTGCTGACCAAATTATAACGGTTGTAGGCCATGGTGCAGATCAAGTTAAGGAAGAGTTAAGGAATGATTGTGACTTTGTTTTGCAAGAACAGCAGTTGGGAACTGCCCATGCAGTCATGCAAGCGAAGGACTTATTACAAGATAAGCAAGGACTTACTCTTGTCGTTTGTGGTGACACACCGCTATTGAGGGCGGGAACAATACAAGCTTTGATGGATTATCATATTCAGGAAGGTGCAAAAGCGACTGTCCTTACAGCAATAGCAGATGATCCAACTGGATATGGACGTGTTATTAGAAACGATAGAGGGTATGTCGAAAAAATTGTTGAGCAAAAGGATGCTACTGATGAAGAAAGAAAAGTAAAAGAAATAAATGCTGGCACCTATTGTTTTGATAATACAGCTTTATTTAATGCGTTAGAACAAGTATCTAATGATAATGCTCAAAATGAATACTATTTACCAGATGTAATAGAAATATTAAAAGAAGCGGGCGAAACTGTAACAGCTTATCGGACGGATGATTTTAACGAAACGTTAGGTGTGAATGATCGTATTGCTCTTGCAAAGGCTGGTAAAATTATGCAGCAGAGAATCAATGAGTGGCATATGAGAAATGGCGTTACAATAGTTGACCCAGAACAAACATACATTGATGCATCCGTACAAATTGGTCAAGATACGGTTGTTTATCCAGGGACGATTCTCAAAGGCAACACAAGTATTGGTGATGATTGTGTAATCGGACCAAATACAGAAATTGTAAACTGCTCTATTGGAAATAAAACGACGGTTAGACAATCAGTAGCTTTTGATAGTGAAATTGGTGCAACTGTACAAATTGGCCCGTTTGCTCATATTCGGCCTCAATCAATGATACATGATGAAGTGAAGATAGGGAACTTTGTCGAAATTAAAAAGGCTGAATTTGGTAAGGGAAGTAAAGCATCACACTTATCCTATATTGGAGATGCGGAAGTAGGAAGTAACGTAAATATTGGTTGTGGATCAATCACGGTTAATTATGATGGTGTAAATAAGTTTAAGACAAAGATAAATGACGGTGCCTTTATTGGTTGTAATTCAAATTTAGTAGCCCCTGTAGAAGTTGGTGAAGGTGCATACATAGCCGCTGGTTCGACGATTACCAGTGATGTGCCAGGAAACGCACTTTCTATTGCGCGTGCCCGTCAAGTTAATAAGGAAAACTATATAAATAAACGAATAAAAAAAGACTAA
- the mfd gene encoding transcription-repair coupling factor, giving the protein MRGLVHTLMEKDDVMSITNGLEEGLKEQLVAGLSNSARTVFMASIYQKMNKPLLIVTYNLLQAQKLYEDFVQLITDPIYLYPTNELTIADLGVSSPELRSQRIEALNFLCTNNKGVVIAPIAGLRRILPPKTLWEDQILHWQLDDEIDLDEVLQKLVQMGYVRTEMVSAPGEFSIRGGIIDIYSLTESNPVRIELFDNIIDSIRFFSTDNQRSMEKLNHITIGPAIEFIFEPKHYLLTADRLEKELANSLKKVKDEKVKESLILQTQYDIEQLRSGQLPDQIFKYLSLAYDEPASLLDYIGEQSIVCIDEISRVSEMKESLDKEDAEWQTNLLSEGKFVHSIKVNHDFWKILQASKIPTVYFSLFLRHTQHVNPQNILNLSSKQMQNFHGQMNVLKSEVERWEKSDYTVIFLAADENRVEKLETVLSDYSMNAVNNLHGEQLLIGKTQISKGQLNFGFELPMEKIAVITENEIFNKKTPKRSSRSQKISNAERIKNYSELNIGDYVVHVNHGIGKYLGIETLEINGIHKDYMQIQYQGSDKLYVPVDQIDLVQKYVGTEGKEPKLYKLGGSEWKRVKRKVESSVQDIAEDLIKLYAEREAAIGYAFSPDTELQREFETSFPYQETEDQLRSIQEIKKDMERPRPMDRLLCGDVGYGKTEVALRAAFKAICDGRQVAFLVPTTILAQQHYETMRERFQEYPIKIGVLSRFRSRKEQQETIKGLKNGTIDIVVGTHRLLSKDITYHDLGLLIIDEEQRFGVTHKEKIKKLKTNIDVLTLTATPIPRTLHMSILGVRDLSVIETPPENRFPIQTYVMEMSPGLIKEAIERELARNGQIYYVYNNIEDIDRKTEELSMLVPDARIIYAHGRMGETELENVILSFLNGEADVLVSTTIIETGIDIPNVNTLIVENADRMGLSQLYQLRGRVGRSSRVAYAYFTYRKDKVLTEVAEKRLQAIKEFTELGSGFKIAMRDLSIRGTGNLLGAQQHGFIESVGFDLYSQMLKEAIDKRMGEGKADQDIAVEIDLQIDAYIPDQYIHDGYQKIEMYKRFRGITDFEDIKELQDEMVDRYGDYPTEVTNLFLISEVKIYAKQAGVELIKRDKDEVMLLFTDKVTKTIHIQDLVDLCKPFGRTVGYGMEGEKLKIVIYINKIPNQDWFPTLDKIVKGLPQILKKEVNVV; this is encoded by the coding sequence ATGAGAGGGCTAGTTCATACATTAATGGAAAAAGATGACGTCATGTCAATTACAAATGGTTTAGAAGAAGGGTTAAAGGAACAACTAGTTGCAGGTCTATCAAACTCTGCGCGAACAGTTTTTATGGCTAGTATATATCAAAAGATGAATAAACCTCTTCTAATTGTTACGTATAATCTACTTCAAGCCCAAAAGTTATACGAGGATTTTGTACAATTAATAACGGATCCCATTTATTTATATCCAACAAATGAATTAACGATTGCGGATTTAGGGGTTTCTAGTCCTGAGCTACGTTCCCAACGAATAGAAGCACTTAACTTTCTTTGCACAAATAATAAAGGAGTAGTTATTGCACCAATTGCCGGTTTAAGGAGAATATTACCACCGAAAACTCTATGGGAAGATCAAATTCTCCATTGGCAACTTGATGATGAAATTGACTTAGATGAAGTGTTACAAAAACTTGTTCAAATGGGTTACGTCCGAACTGAAATGGTATCTGCACCGGGTGAATTCAGTATACGTGGTGGAATCATAGATATTTATTCTTTGACTGAGAGTAATCCTGTCAGAATTGAATTATTTGATAATATCATTGATTCAATTCGCTTTTTTTCCACAGATAATCAACGTTCTATGGAAAAATTAAATCATATTACGATAGGACCTGCAATTGAGTTTATTTTTGAGCCAAAGCATTATCTCTTAACTGCTGACCGTCTTGAAAAGGAATTAGCTAACAGCTTAAAGAAAGTAAAAGATGAGAAAGTTAAAGAGTCACTCATACTACAAACGCAATACGATATTGAGCAATTACGTTCTGGACAGCTGCCAGACCAAATATTTAAGTATCTATCATTAGCGTATGATGAACCAGCAAGTTTACTAGATTATATTGGAGAGCAGTCTATCGTTTGTATAGATGAAATCAGTAGAGTTAGTGAGATGAAAGAATCGTTAGATAAAGAAGATGCGGAATGGCAAACAAATCTATTAAGTGAAGGGAAATTTGTTCATTCAATAAAAGTTAATCATGACTTTTGGAAAATCCTACAGGCATCAAAAATCCCAACCGTCTATTTCTCTTTATTTTTAAGACATACACAACATGTGAATCCGCAAAACATTTTAAACTTATCTAGTAAACAAATGCAAAATTTCCATGGGCAAATGAATGTTTTAAAATCGGAAGTAGAACGATGGGAAAAAAGTGATTATACGGTTATTTTCCTTGCAGCAGATGAAAATCGTGTAGAAAAGTTAGAAACCGTCTTGTCAGATTATTCAATGAACGCAGTTAACAACTTACACGGTGAGCAATTGTTAATTGGAAAAACACAAATAAGTAAAGGTCAGCTAAATTTCGGTTTTGAATTACCGATGGAAAAAATTGCTGTTATTACGGAGAATGAAATATTTAATAAAAAGACACCAAAAAGGTCGTCACGTTCGCAAAAAATATCGAATGCTGAACGGATTAAAAATTATTCTGAGTTAAATATTGGTGATTATGTTGTTCATGTAAATCATGGTATTGGTAAATATTTAGGAATTGAAACGTTAGAGATAAATGGTATTCATAAAGATTATATGCAGATCCAATATCAAGGAAGTGACAAGCTTTATGTTCCAGTTGATCAAATTGACTTAGTTCAGAAATATGTTGGAACAGAAGGTAAGGAACCAAAATTATATAAACTTGGTGGTTCTGAATGGAAACGTGTGAAACGAAAGGTAGAATCATCTGTTCAAGATATCGCGGAAGATTTAATTAAGCTATATGCTGAGCGAGAAGCGGCAATAGGATATGCCTTTTCTCCTGATACAGAATTACAACGTGAATTTGAAACATCATTCCCTTATCAAGAAACAGAAGACCAATTGCGTTCAATTCAAGAGATTAAAAAGGATATGGAAAGGCCGCGCCCAATGGATCGACTTCTATGTGGTGATGTTGGATACGGTAAGACTGAGGTAGCGCTACGAGCTGCATTTAAGGCAATCTGTGATGGGAGACAAGTAGCGTTTTTAGTTCCAACTACGATACTAGCGCAACAACATTATGAAACGATGCGTGAAAGATTTCAAGAATATCCGATAAAAATTGGTGTATTAAGCCGTTTTCGTTCACGTAAAGAACAACAGGAAACAATCAAAGGATTAAAAAACGGCACCATTGATATTGTTGTAGGGACTCATCGTTTATTATCAAAAGATATTACGTATCATGATTTAGGGTTATTAATTATTGATGAGGAACAACGGTTTGGGGTTACTCATAAAGAAAAGATTAAAAAGTTAAAAACAAATATCGATGTTTTAACCTTAACTGCAACACCAATCCCAAGAACATTGCATATGTCGATACTTGGTGTTCGTGATTTATCAGTTATTGAAACACCACCTGAAAATCGCTTCCCAATTCAAACATATGTTATGGAAATGAGCCCTGGTTTAATTAAAGAAGCAATTGAGCGTGAATTAGCTCGAAATGGTCAAATCTATTACGTTTATAATAACATTGAGGATATTGATCGAAAGACAGAAGAACTTTCTATGCTCGTCCCAGATGCTAGAATTATATATGCCCATGGTCGAATGGGTGAAACGGAACTAGAAAATGTTATTTTAAGTTTCTTAAATGGTGAAGCGGATGTATTAGTAAGTACGACTATTATTGAAACAGGTATCGATATTCCAAACGTAAATACGTTAATTGTTGAAAATGCGGACCGAATGGGATTGTCACAACTCTACCAATTGCGGGGACGTGTTGGTCGTTCAAGTCGAGTTGCCTATGCTTACTTTACTTATAGAAAAGATAAAGTGCTAACAGAAGTAGCAGAGAAAAGATTACAAGCAATTAAGGAATTTACAGAACTTGGCTCTGGATTCAAGATTGCTATGCGTGATTTATCTATCCGTGGTACGGGGAACTTACTTGGTGCGCAACAACATGGATTTATTGAATCGGTTGGTTTTGATTTGTATTCACAAATGTTAAAAGAAGCAATTGATAAGAGAATGGGTGAAGGAAAGGCAGATCAAGATATTGCTGTGGAAATTGATTTACAAATTGATGCCTATATACCAGATCAATATATACATGATGGATACCAAAAAATCGAAATGTATAAACGTTTTCGTGGGATTACTGATTTTGAGGATATTAAGGAATTACAAGATGAAATGGTTGATCGCTATGGAGATTATCCAACAGAAGTGACTAATTTATTCCTAATTTCTGAAGTAAAGATTTATGCAAAACAAGCTGGGGTTGAGTTAATTAAAAGAGATAAAGATGAAGTTATGCTACTCTTTACTGATAAAGTAACGAAAACCATTCATATTCAAGATCTTGTTGATCTTTGCAAACCATTTGGCCGTACGGTTGGATACGGTATGGAAGGTGAAAAGTTAAAAATCGTTATTTATATAAACAAAATACCTAATCAAGATTGGTTCCCAACTTTAGATAAGATTGTAAAAGGATTACCTCAAATCTTAAAGAAAGAAGTAAATGTTGTTTAA